The stretch of DNA TGGCATCGGCTGCGTGGACTGCAAGCGCATCCTCTATGAGAATCTTCGGGAGCGCCTCGCTCCAATCGCTGACAAAAGTGCCTATTACGAGAGCCGTCCTGAAGAAGTGCGAGAACTCCTGGTCGAAGGTTCGCGCCGAGCCCGTCAACGCGCCGCCGAGACGATGGCGCGCGTTCGCGAAGCCATGCGGATGACCATCTAGGCGATGGGGGAAGAACGTGCGCGCAGACGACTGGTGTGATCTTCCCGAAGAGAGCCCGTCCTGGGAAGCGGAGCCCGACAGAGAGCCGTCCCAACGCTATACGGTCAAGCTCGACGTCTTCGAGGGTCCCCTCGATCTGCTCCTCCATCTCATCAAGAAAGAGCAGGTCAGCATCTACGATATCCCCATCGCGCGCATCACCGAGCAATATCTTGAGTACTTGCGCCGCATGGAGGAACTGGATCTGACGATCGCCAGCGAATACTTGGTCATGGCGGCGACGCTCATCTACATCAAGTCGAAGATGCTGTTGCCGCGAGATCCGGCGCAGATGACCGACGCGGAGGACGAGGAGGATCCGCGCCGGGAGTTGGTCCAACGCTTGCTCGAATACCAGAAGTACAAGGCGGCCGCCGAACTCCTCTGGTCGAGGGCGGAGCGCGAGCAGGCGGTCTTCACGCGCGGGCCTCTGGAGACCGACGACGCGAATCCAGAGGTGAACGTCACGCTGTTCGACCTCTTTCGCGCTTTTCAGCGCGCGATGGAACGGCTCAAGGAACGGCAGGAA from Blastocatellia bacterium encodes:
- a CDS encoding segregation/condensation protein A; its protein translation is MRADDWCDLPEESPSWEAEPDREPSQRYTVKLDVFEGPLDLLLHLIKKEQVSIYDIPIARITEQYLEYLRRMEELDLTIASEYLVMAATLIYIKSKMLLPRDPAQMTDAEDEEDPRRELVQRLLEYQKYKAAAELLWSRAEREQAVFTRGPLETDDANPEVNVTLFDLFRAFQRAMERLKERQELIIAREEITMAEKIAELRVLLEREERLDITALFEAARSRRELLILFLAVLELVRAAVIRLVQTERFGRILALRAHASAEIAT